A single Vigna radiata var. radiata cultivar VC1973A chromosome 8, Vradiata_ver6, whole genome shotgun sequence DNA region contains:
- the LOC106770256 gene encoding MAGE-like protein 2, with protein sequence MTGEGSDRPDKGKGVARPKKRQRQGPKYVLRVPATLPTPTLHPPPRTPTVHPPPPTRAVHPPPPTPMVHPPPPAPAIHPPPPAPAVHLPLPTPTVHPHPPTPTVHPPPSTPTTETLPPLVIITPTPPPNPTSIPSSSFRPPSDIATPSVDSAGDGDGDGVDPPLHDRPWIEPYSKGFIPSRVASQAITRSIKQ encoded by the exons ATGACAGGAGAAGGTTCAGACCGTCCTGATAAAGGAAAGGGGGTAGCAAGGCCTAAAAAGAGGCAACGACAAGGCCCAAAGTATGTACTTAGGGTGCCTGCTACACTGCCTACCCCTACATTGCACCCTCCTCCTCGTACCcctacagtacaccctcctcctcctacccgTGCAGttcaccctcctcctcctacccctatggtacaccctcctcctcctgcCCCTGCaatacaccctcctcctcctgcCCCTGCAGTTCACCTTCCTCTTCCCACCCCTACAGTACACCCTCATCCTCCTACCcctacagtacaccctcctccttcTACCCCTACAACAGAGACTCTTCCTCCCCTTGTCATTATTACCCCCACTCCTCCTCCCAACCCTActtctataccttcctcatctTTTAGACCGCCTTCTGATATTGCCACACCATCTGTTGATTCAgctggtgatggtgatggtgatggtgttgACCCGCCCCTCCATGATCGACCATGGATTGAGCCATATAGCAAAGG GTTTATCCCATCCAGGGTTGCTTCCCAAGCCATCACACGGTCAATTAAGCAATAA